The Dioscorea cayenensis subsp. rotundata cultivar TDr96_F1 chromosome 7, TDr96_F1_v2_PseudoChromosome.rev07_lg8_w22 25.fasta, whole genome shotgun sequence genome includes a region encoding these proteins:
- the LOC120264294 gene encoding cytochrome P450 94A1-like: MDFLCPLTIILLLFIPLISIFFSIFFSISSSSTKSSTTLRPYPIIGNLPQFLLNRHHFLSWMTSLLSSSHNLTITFHRPGNVRGLITANPSNLHHYLKSHSPNFPKGPRVIHHLQDFLGRGIFNVDGPLWLSQRKTASFEFNTRSLRNFIVLIVHHELHSRLLPLLLNSSRSSSPIDLQDLLERFAFDNVCKLAFNHDPVSLSDAPESRFARAFKIAAELSAGRFRYAVPKFWVITRLFNIGSERKLKESIAVVHDFATQIIKSKKGKPNASAVAAADDDLLSRFLANEENNSDEFLRDIVISFILAGRETTSSALSWFFWLISLNTTVEDKIIQEISSIRARKADDKEVFEFEELREMHYLHASITEAMRLYPPVPVNSAMCMNDDVLPDGSVIKKGMFMAYNSYAMGRMESIWGKDCLEFKPERWLDNNGVFRPESPYKYPVFHAGPRMCLGKEMAYIQMKSIVACVLERFRVDVVEKEKIPEHTLSLTLRMKHGLMVRIRDRY, translated from the coding sequence ATGGATTTCCTCTGTCCACTCaccatcatcctcctcctcttcattCCCCTtatctccatcttcttctccatcttcttctccatctcctcctcctcaacCAAATCCTCAACCACTCTCCGTCCCTATCCCATCATCGGCAACCTCCCTCAGTTCCTCCTCAACCGCCACCACTTCCTCTCATGGATGACCTCCCTCCTCTCCTCCTCCCACAACCTCACCATCACCTTCCACCGTCCCGGCAACGTCCGCGGCCTCATCACCGCCAACCCTTCCAATCTCCACCACTACCTCAAATCCCACTCCCCCAACTTCCCCAAAGGCCCTCGCGTTATCCACCATCTCCAAGACTTCCTCGGCCGCGGCATCTTCAACGTCGACGGCCCTCTTTGGCTCTCCCAACGCAAGACCGCCAGCTTCGAGTTCAACACCCGATCTCTACGCAACTTCATCGTCCTCATCGTCCACCACGAGCTCCATTCTCGTCTCCTTCCCCTTCTCCTCAATTCCTCCCGGTCTTCTTCCCCAATCGATCTCCAAGACCTACTCGAACGCTTCGCCTTCGACAACGTCTGCAAGCTCGCCTTCAATCATGACCCTGTTTCTCTCTCCGACGCCCCTGAATCCCGTTTCGCCCGCGCGTTCAAGATCGCCGCCGAGCTCAGCGCCGGCCGCTTCCGTTACGCCGTTCCCAAATTTTGGGTCATTACCAGACTATTCAACATCGGATCTGAGAGAAAACTCAAGGAATCCATTGCTGTTGTCCATGATTTCGCTACCCAgatcatcaaatcaaagaagGGGAAGCCTAATGCttctgctgttgctgctgctgatgatgaTCTTCTTTCTAGATTTCTTGCCAATGAGGAGAACAACTCCGATGAGTTCCTCCGTGACATTGTCATCAGTTTCATCCTCGCCGGCCGGGAAACTACATCATCAGCCCTGTCATGGTTCTTTTGGCTCATTTCTCTCAATACAACAGTTGAAGACAAGATAATACAAGAGATAAGCTCGATACGGGCACGGAAAGCAGATGATAAGGAAGTATTTGAATTCGAGGAATTACGAGAAATGCACTATCTTCATGCATCAATAACTGAGGCAATGAGACTGTATCCTCCAGTGCCTGTGAACTCAGCTATGTGCATGAATGATGATGTACTACCAGACGGTTCAGTGATCAAGAAAGGAATGTTTATGGCTTATAATTCTTATGCAATGGGGAGGATGGAGAGCATATGGGGGAAGGATTGTTTGGAGTTCAAACCAGAGAGATGGCTTGACAACAATGGAGTTTTCCGGCCAGAGAGCCCGTACAAGTATCCAGTGTTTCATGCAGGACCGAGGATGTGTTTGGGCAAAGAAATGGCTTATATTCAGATGAAGTCTATTGTTGCTtgtgttttggagaggttcagAGTGGATGTTGTGGAGAAGGAAAAAATCCCTGAACATACATTGTCACTTACATTGAGGATGAAGCATGGATTGATGGTTAGGATCAGGGATAGATATTAA